A region from the Hyalangium minutum genome encodes:
- a CDS encoding ELWxxDGT repeat protein: MGNERRRLVWLAMALAVVGGCQEAVSPGDTGSSALSVASPRLVSAFGPPALVKDIRLGGRPSDPREFTEVNGTLFFSADDGLHGTELWKSDGTEAGTVLVKDIRPGVDTSYAYGLTRVGNTLFFTANSANGAELWKSDGTTAGTVLVKDVRQGEFAFIADNSITDVNGTVFFVSDNGVIGQELYKSDGTAAGTVLVKDIYPGNGGTAPTQLTNVNGTLFFVADDGTTGPELWKSDGTAAGTVRVKDIRPGSSGSNLLYLTSLQGQLVFMADDGATGLELWRSNGTPAGTQLVVDLNPGSNPALNTAPQSFARVGNQVFFAGFNGTDLELWKSDGTAAGTVLVKDIYPGPFTSFPQKLKDINGILFFTAQESDSVYGIYKSNGTAAGTVLVKQIEPESWNTIEEPHYFAAAGSLAYFVARDSTNFMDAELWRSDGTPAGTFRVKDIRPGDQGSWPGSPGALGNALFFSADDGTNGIEVWKSDGTEAGTVLAKDVNATSDDAELFRFSIVNNTLLFWANDGATGSEPWRSNGTEAGTTLVKDIAAGTAWSNPISTLVINDTLFVSARDATGDQELWKTDGTTAGTVLVKDIRPGGAGSQPSEFRNLNGTLVFVASDGSTGAELWKSDGTAAGTVLIKDINPSTGSTGPSRLTPIGNTLFFTASNGTNGYELWKTDGTTAGTVLLKDLMPGSADSWPSNLFATSSGTLLFSGNDGVNGGELWKSDGTTAGTVLLKDINPGSASSNPSTFVEVDGTIFFMAYTSAGQELWKTDGTAAGTVFVKDIYPGGNSSRMASLTRFGNKLFFTADDSVHGQELWVSDGTEAGTMLFKDITPNTFGFPPESLTVVGDTLVFSADDGVNGFELWVSDGTVAGTRMLANLAPDNGGSYPGMFILMGQTIFFRATDMVHGFELWRLPLTTGSDTAPPVVTCPTPRTAEATAATGAAVTYPPATAVDDTTPSSSLVMSYSRPSGATFPLGTTSVSVTATDLSGNTSGCSFTITVRDTTPPALTCPANVTVQATSASGATVSYPATTASDAVSSVTLTYSQATGTAFPRGTTPVTVTARDAATNTSSCTFNVTVTDPPAPTITCPANASAEATSSAGATVSYPPASATGMSVTVNYSRASDTVFPLGATSVTATARDSLDRTATCSFAVIVRDTTPPAVSCPANVTAQATSASGATVSYPAPAASDTVSSVTLAYSQASGTTFARGTTLVTVTARDAANNSASCTFNVTVTDPPAPTITCPANVTGEATSSAGATATYSPASATGTGVSVSYSQASGSAFPLGTTTVTATASDSLNRTATCSFTVTVRDTTPPAVSCPANVTVEAASASGATVNYPAATASDSVSNVTLSYSQASGTTFARGTTLVTVTARDAANNSASCTFNVTVTDPAAPTITCPANVPVEATSSAGAMATYAPASASGLGVSVSYSHASGSVFPLGATTVTATARDGLERTATCTFTVTVRDTTSPTLSCPANVTAQATSASGATVSYPAPAASDTVSTVEVSYSHVSGSTFARGTTVVTVTARDAANNSASCTFNVTVTDPAAPTITCPANVTVEATSSAGAMATYAPASASGLGVSVSYSHASGSVFPLGATTVTATARDSLERTSTCTFTVTVRDTTAPTVTCPANVTVEAVSASGTSVSYTAATFSDTVSSVTLSYSQASGTLFPLGATVITVTATDAASNSRSCTFTVSVRDTIAPTLTCGAEVIAEATGLQGALVDFPLPTATDDGSPLPTIVSSHAPGSRFPLGSTTVTITASDAAGNSAWCQFRVTVRDTTAPQLGCPADMTVEATGSSGAAVIFSSTAPSDAVTQAPDVSLSHAPGSRFPLGTTPVRITATDDAGNSSACTFTITVRDSTAPALACPANVTVLASSTQGAVVQYPPATASDAVSTPLLHYSPASGEVFPLGTTPVSVTATDSASNASACTFQVTVQPQPQPPPPPDEELPPSGCGCGADPSASTGLSWAGICLLMWGLSRRRIRTGA; encoded by the coding sequence ATGGGCAATGAGCGGCGGCGGCTGGTGTGGCTGGCCATGGCACTCGCGGTGGTGGGCGGATGCCAGGAGGCGGTGAGTCCGGGGGACACCGGAAGCTCCGCGCTGAGCGTGGCCTCGCCGCGCCTGGTGAGCGCGTTCGGGCCTCCCGCACTGGTGAAGGACATACGGCTCGGTGGCCGCCCCTCAGACCCCCGCGAGTTCACGGAGGTGAACGGCACCCTCTTCTTCTCGGCGGACGACGGGCTCCACGGCACCGAGCTGTGGAAGAGCGACGGCACCGAGGCGGGCACCGTCCTCGTCAAGGACATCCGGCCCGGTGTGGACACCAGCTATGCCTACGGCTTGACGCGCGTCGGCAACACGCTCTTCTTCACCGCCAACAGCGCCAATGGCGCCGAGCTGTGGAAGAGCGATGGAACCACCGCGGGCACCGTCCTCGTCAAGGACGTCCGGCAGGGGGAGTTCGCCTTCATCGCAGACAACTCCATCACGGACGTGAATGGCACGGTCTTCTTCGTGTCGGACAACGGGGTGATTGGCCAAGAGCTGTACAAGAGCGATGGCACCGCCGCGGGCACCGTGCTCGTCAAGGACATCTACCCGGGCAATGGCGGCACCGCGCCCACGCAGCTCACGAACGTGAACGGCACACTGTTCTTCGTGGCGGATGACGGCACCACGGGCCCTGAGCTGTGGAAGAGCGATGGCACCGCCGCGGGCACCGTGCGCGTCAAGGACATCCGGCCCGGCAGCTCAGGCTCCAACCTGCTGTATCTGACGTCCCTCCAGGGCCAGCTCGTCTTCATGGCGGATGACGGCGCGACGGGCCTGGAGCTGTGGCGGAGCAATGGGACTCCGGCGGGCACACAGCTCGTCGTGGACCTCAACCCGGGCTCCAACCCGGCCCTGAACACCGCGCCGCAGAGCTTTGCCCGCGTGGGAAACCAGGTCTTCTTCGCGGGGTTCAACGGCACGGACCTCGAGCTCTGGAAGAGCGACGGCACGGCGGCCGGCACGGTGCTCGTCAAGGACATCTACCCGGGGCCGTTCACGTCCTTCCCTCAGAAGCTCAAGGACATCAACGGCATCCTCTTCTTCACGGCCCAGGAGAGCGACAGTGTCTATGGCATCTACAAGAGCAACGGCACAGCGGCCGGCACGGTCCTGGTGAAACAGATCGAGCCCGAGTCGTGGAACACCATCGAGGAGCCTCATTACTTCGCGGCGGCGGGCTCCCTGGCCTACTTCGTGGCGCGTGACTCCACGAACTTCATGGACGCCGAGCTGTGGCGGAGTGATGGCACGCCAGCAGGGACGTTCCGCGTCAAGGACATCCGCCCCGGCGACCAGGGCTCCTGGCCAGGCTCTCCAGGAGCGCTGGGCAACGCCCTCTTCTTCTCGGCGGATGATGGGACGAACGGCATCGAGGTGTGGAAGAGCGATGGCACCGAGGCGGGCACCGTGCTCGCCAAGGACGTCAACGCGACCTCGGACGACGCGGAGCTGTTCCGGTTCTCGATCGTGAATAACACGCTCCTCTTCTGGGCCAATGACGGAGCGACGGGCAGCGAGCCGTGGCGGAGCAACGGTACGGAGGCGGGCACCACGCTCGTGAAGGACATCGCGGCGGGAACGGCATGGTCCAATCCCATCTCGACCCTGGTGATCAATGACACGCTCTTCGTCTCGGCAAGGGACGCCACCGGGGACCAGGAGCTGTGGAAGACGGATGGCACGACAGCAGGTACGGTGCTCGTGAAGGATATCCGCCCGGGCGGCGCAGGCTCCCAGCCCTCTGAATTCAGGAATCTCAACGGCACGCTCGTCTTCGTGGCCAGTGACGGCAGCACGGGCGCAGAGCTGTGGAAGAGCGATGGCACGGCGGCCGGCACCGTGCTCATCAAGGACATCAACCCGTCCACGGGGAGCACGGGGCCATCGAGGCTCACGCCCATAGGCAACACGCTCTTCTTCACGGCCTCGAACGGCACGAACGGCTATGAGCTGTGGAAGACGGACGGCACGACAGCCGGCACCGTGCTCCTCAAGGACCTCATGCCGGGCTCCGCAGACAGCTGGCCGAGCAACCTGTTCGCCACCTCGAGCGGCACGCTCCTGTTCTCCGGCAATGATGGGGTGAACGGCGGCGAGCTGTGGAAGAGCGACGGCACGACGGCCGGCACGGTCCTTCTCAAGGACATCAATCCGGGCTCTGCCTCCAGCAACCCAAGCACCTTCGTAGAGGTCGATGGCACGATCTTCTTCATGGCCTATACCTCCGCAGGCCAGGAGCTGTGGAAGACGGATGGCACGGCGGCCGGCACGGTGTTCGTCAAGGACATCTACCCGGGGGGGAACAGCTCTCGAATGGCATCGCTGACCCGCTTCGGCAACAAGCTGTTCTTCACGGCCGACGACAGCGTGCATGGCCAGGAGCTCTGGGTGAGCGATGGCACCGAGGCGGGCACGATGCTCTTCAAGGACATCACCCCGAACACGTTTGGCTTCCCTCCGGAAAGCCTCACCGTGGTGGGCGACACGCTGGTCTTCTCCGCGGATGATGGCGTCAACGGATTCGAGCTGTGGGTAAGCGACGGCACCGTCGCGGGCACACGGATGCTCGCCAACCTCGCCCCGGACAATGGGGGCTCCTATCCTGGCATGTTCATCCTCATGGGCCAGACGATCTTCTTCCGGGCCACGGATATGGTGCATGGCTTCGAGCTGTGGCGCCTACCGCTCACGACGGGCTCGGACACCGCGCCGCCGGTGGTGACGTGCCCCACGCCGAGGACCGCCGAGGCCACGGCGGCCACGGGTGCGGCGGTGACGTATCCGCCCGCGACGGCCGTGGATGACACCACTCCCAGCTCGTCGCTGGTGATGAGCTACAGCCGCCCGAGTGGCGCGACGTTCCCGCTCGGCACGACGTCCGTCTCGGTCACGGCGACCGATCTGTCGGGCAATACCAGTGGGTGCTCCTTCACCATCACGGTGCGAGACACAACCCCGCCCGCGCTGACGTGTCCCGCGAACGTCACGGTGCAGGCCACGAGCGCCTCGGGCGCCACGGTGAGCTACCCGGCCACGACCGCTTCGGATGCCGTGTCGTCTGTCACGCTGACCTACAGCCAGGCCACGGGGACGGCGTTTCCTCGAGGCACCACCCCGGTCACCGTCACGGCCCGGGACGCCGCCACCAACACGTCCTCCTGCACCTTCAACGTGACGGTGACGGATCCGCCTGCGCCCACCATCACCTGTCCGGCGAACGCGTCGGCGGAGGCCACGAGCAGCGCGGGTGCCACGGTCTCCTATCCTCCAGCCAGTGCCACGGGAATGAGCGTCACGGTGAACTACAGCCGGGCCTCGGACACGGTGTTCCCGCTGGGCGCCACGAGCGTTACCGCCACTGCACGTGACAGCCTGGACCGCACCGCCACGTGCAGCTTCGCCGTCATCGTCCGAGACACCACGCCCCCGGCGGTCTCCTGCCCGGCCAACGTGACGGCGCAGGCCACGAGTGCCTCGGGCGCCACGGTGAGCTACCCGGCTCCGGCCGCCTCGGACACGGTCTCCTCCGTCACGCTGGCCTACAGCCAGGCCTCGGGGACAACGTTTGCCCGAGGCACCACCCTCGTCACGGTCACCGCACGCGATGCGGCCAACAACTCCGCCTCCTGCACCTTCAACGTGACGGTGACGGATCCGCCTGCGCCCACCATCACCTGTCCGGCGAACGTGACGGGGGAGGCCACCAGCAGCGCGGGCGCCACGGCGACCTACTCGCCCGCCAGTGCCACCGGCACGGGCGTCTCGGTGAGCTACAGCCAGGCATCAGGGAGCGCGTTCCCACTGGGCACCACCACGGTCACCGCCACCGCGAGTGACAGCCTGAACCGGACCGCCACGTGCAGCTTCACTGTCACCGTCCGAGACACCACGCCCCCGGCGGTCTCCTGCCCGGCCAACGTGACCGTGGAGGCGGCAAGTGCCTCGGGCGCCACGGTGAACTACCCAGCCGCGACCGCCTCGGATTCCGTGTCCAACGTCACGCTGAGCTACAGCCAGGCCTCGGGGACAACGTTTGCCCGAGGCACCACCCTCGTCACGGTCACCGCGCGCGATGCGGCCAACAACTCCGCCTCCTGCACCTTCAACGTCACCGTGACGGACCCTGCGGCTCCCACCATCACCTGTCCGGCCAATGTGCCGGTGGAGGCCACCAGCAGCGCGGGCGCCATGGCTACCTATGCCCCCGCGAGCGCCTCGGGGCTGGGCGTCTCGGTAAGCTACAGCCACGCTTCGGGGAGCGTGTTCCCCTTGGGCGCCACCACCGTCACCGCCACCGCGCGTGACGGCTTGGAGCGCACCGCCACGTGCACCTTCACCGTCACCGTCCGGGACACCACTTCGCCCACCCTCTCCTGCCCGGCGAACGTGACGGCGCAGGCCACGAGTGCCTCGGGCGCCACGGTGAGCTACCCGGCTCCGGCCGCCTCGGACACAGTCTCAACGGTGGAGGTCAGCTACAGCCACGTCTCGGGAAGCACCTTCGCCCGAGGCACCACCGTCGTCACCGTCACCGCGCGCGATGCGGCCAACAACTCCGCCTCCTGCACCTTCAACGTCACCGTGACGGACCCTGCGGCTCCCACCATCACCTGTCCGGCCAATGTGACGGTGGAAGCCACCAGCAGCGCGGGCGCCATGGCTACCTATGCCCCCGCGAGCGCCTCGGGGCTGGGCGTCTCAGTAAGCTACAGCCACGCTTCGGGGAGCGTGTTCCCCTTGGGCGCCACCACCGTCACCGCCACCGCGCGTGACAGCCTGGAGCGCACCAGCACCTGCACCTTCACCGTCACCGTCCGGGACACCACGGCCCCCACCGTCACGTGTCCGGCCAACGTGACGGTCGAGGCGGTGAGCGCCTCGGGCACCTCAGTGAGCTACACGGCGGCAACCTTTTCGGACACCGTGTCCTCCGTCACGCTGAGCTACAGCCAAGCCTCTGGGACACTCTTCCCCCTGGGTGCCACGGTGATCACCGTCACCGCCACGGACGCGGCGAGCAACTCCCGCTCGTGCACCTTCACCGTCTCTGTCAGAGACACCATCGCGCCCACCCTCACCTGCGGTGCGGAGGTCATCGCCGAGGCGACTGGTCTTCAGGGAGCCCTCGTCGACTTCCCGCTCCCTACCGCTACGGATGACGGCTCTCCCTTGCCCACCATCGTGTCGAGCCACGCGCCCGGCAGCCGCTTCCCGCTCGGCAGCACGACCGTCACCATCACGGCTTCGGATGCCGCGGGCAACTCGGCCTGGTGCCAGTTCAGGGTCACCGTGCGAGACACCACCGCGCCTCAGCTCGGCTGCCCGGCCGACATGACGGTGGAGGCAACCGGCTCCTCGGGAGCGGCCGTCATCTTCTCCTCGACCGCTCCGAGCGACGCGGTCACCCAGGCACCGGACGTGTCTCTCAGCCACGCGCCCGGCAGCCGCTTCCCACTGGGGACGACCCCCGTGCGCATCACCGCCACGGACGATGCGGGCAACTCCAGCGCCTGCACCTTTACCATCACCGTGCGAGACAGCACCGCTCCGGCCCTCGCCTGCCCAGCGAACGTGACGGTGCTGGCCTCGAGCACGCAGGGTGCGGTGGTGCAGTACCCGCCCGCGACTGCCTCGGATGCCGTGTCCACGCCGTTGCTCCACTACAGCCCCGCCTCCGGTGAGGTCTTCCCGTTGGGCACCACCCCGGTCTCGGTGACGGCGACGGACTCCGCCAGCAATGCTTCCGCCTGCACCTTCCAGGTGACGGTGCAGCCCCAGCCTCAGCCCCCGCCTCCCCCCGACGAGGAGCTGCCTCCGTCCGGCTGCGGGTGCGGCGCCGACCCCAGCGCTTCGACGGGGCTGAGCTGGGCGGGGATCTGCCTGCTGATGTGGGGGCTCTCGCGCCGCCGCATCCGCACCGGGGCGTAA
- a CDS encoding 1,4-dihydroxy-2-naphthoyl-CoA synthase — protein sequence MVSALFNPARWKAVDGFNFKDITFHRAVDQGTVRIAFNRPEVRNAFRPKTVDELATALDATRFMTDVGCVLITGNGPSPKDGGWAFCSGGDQRIRGKDGYKYEGEEGKADPARLGRLHILEVQRQIRFMPKVVIAVVPGWAVGGGHSLHVVCDMTLASKEHAIFKQTDADVASFDSGYGSALLARQVGQKRAREVFFVGRNYSAEEAFQMGMVNAVVPHAQLEEFALEWAAEINTKSPTAIKMLKYGFNLPDDGLVGQQLFAGEATRLAYGTEEAQEGRDAFVQKRKRNFSRFPWTY from the coding sequence ATGGTCTCTGCCCTGTTCAACCCGGCCCGCTGGAAGGCTGTGGATGGCTTCAACTTCAAGGACATCACCTTCCACCGCGCGGTGGACCAGGGCACGGTGCGCATCGCTTTCAACCGACCCGAGGTGCGCAACGCCTTCCGCCCGAAGACCGTGGACGAGCTGGCCACGGCGCTGGATGCCACCCGCTTCATGACGGACGTGGGCTGCGTGCTCATCACCGGCAATGGGCCCTCGCCGAAGGATGGCGGGTGGGCGTTCTGCTCGGGCGGAGACCAGCGCATCCGCGGCAAGGACGGCTACAAGTACGAGGGCGAGGAGGGCAAGGCGGACCCCGCGCGCCTGGGCCGCCTGCACATCCTCGAGGTGCAGCGGCAGATCCGCTTCATGCCCAAGGTGGTCATCGCCGTGGTGCCGGGCTGGGCGGTGGGCGGCGGGCACAGCCTGCATGTGGTGTGTGACATGACGCTGGCCAGCAAGGAGCACGCGATCTTCAAGCAGACGGATGCGGACGTGGCCAGCTTCGACAGCGGCTACGGCTCGGCGCTGCTGGCGCGGCAGGTGGGCCAGAAGCGCGCCCGCGAGGTCTTCTTCGTGGGCCGCAACTACTCGGCCGAAGAGGCCTTCCAGATGGGGATGGTGAACGCGGTGGTTCCGCACGCGCAGCTGGAGGAGTTCGCGCTGGAGTGGGCAGCGGAGATCAACACCAAGAGCCCCACGGCCATCAAGATGCTGAAGTACGGCTTCAACCTCCCGGACGACGGGCTGGTGGGCCAGCAGCTCTTCGCTGGCGAAGCCACGCGCCTGGCCTACGGCACCGAGGAGGCCCAGGAGGGCCGCGACGCCTTCGTGCAGAAGCGCAAGCGCAACTTCTCGCGCTTCCCGTGGACGTACTGA
- the gor gene encoding glutathione-disulfide reductase: MPQYDFDLFTIGAGSGGVASSRRAGAYGARVAICEEDRVGGTCVLRGCVPKKLLVYGAHFRHDFEDAAGFGWSVPEPKHDWKKLQVAKDKELDRLNGVYKRLLRDAGVQLIEGRGRIVDAHTVEVAGKQYTAAHILVSTGSRPFLPEHPGIEHVITSDGALNLKELPRRIIIVGGGYIAVEFAGIFNALGAKVTVLIRGDTVLRGFDDDVRAFLTQELRKKGIDIRSEVFVRDIEKRSDGTLSVLTRMGDTPEADAVMFATGRVPNTQGLGLEEVGVKLDARSAVVVDEGSRTSVESIYAVGDVTDRLNLTPVAIAEGRALSETLFNNNPVKMDHTGVPSAVFSQPPVGTVGLTELEARELHGEVDVYASSFRPMKHTLSGREERSMMKVIVERSSGRVLGFHMVGADAPEIVQGLAVALKCGVTKKQLDSTVGIHPTAAEEFVTLRDKRPDPGAQMAQELGQDAAKK, encoded by the coding sequence TTGCCCCAGTACGACTTCGATCTCTTCACGATTGGCGCAGGCTCAGGCGGGGTGGCCTCCAGCCGCCGGGCCGGCGCCTACGGCGCCCGGGTCGCCATCTGCGAAGAGGACCGCGTAGGAGGCACCTGTGTCCTCCGTGGCTGTGTCCCCAAGAAGCTGCTCGTCTACGGCGCTCACTTCCGCCACGACTTCGAGGACGCTGCGGGCTTCGGCTGGTCCGTCCCCGAGCCGAAGCACGACTGGAAGAAGCTCCAAGTTGCCAAGGACAAGGAACTGGACCGGCTCAATGGCGTCTACAAACGCCTGCTCCGGGACGCGGGCGTGCAGCTCATCGAGGGCCGGGGGCGCATCGTGGATGCCCACACCGTGGAGGTCGCTGGCAAGCAGTACACGGCGGCCCACATCCTCGTGTCCACGGGCTCGCGGCCGTTCCTTCCCGAGCATCCGGGCATCGAGCACGTCATCACCTCGGATGGCGCGCTCAACCTGAAGGAGCTGCCGCGCCGGATCATCATTGTGGGCGGCGGCTACATCGCCGTGGAGTTCGCGGGCATCTTCAACGCGCTCGGCGCCAAGGTGACGGTGCTCATCCGCGGGGACACGGTGCTGCGTGGCTTCGATGACGACGTGCGCGCGTTCCTCACGCAGGAGCTGCGCAAGAAGGGCATCGACATCCGCTCCGAGGTGTTCGTGCGCGACATCGAGAAGCGCTCGGACGGGACGCTGAGCGTGCTCACGCGCATGGGCGACACGCCCGAGGCCGACGCGGTGATGTTCGCCACGGGGCGCGTGCCCAACACGCAAGGGCTGGGGTTGGAGGAGGTGGGGGTGAAGCTTGACGCGCGCAGCGCGGTGGTGGTGGATGAGGGCTCACGCACCTCCGTGGAGAGCATCTACGCGGTGGGAGACGTGACGGACCGACTCAACCTCACGCCCGTGGCCATCGCCGAGGGGCGGGCGCTGTCGGAGACGCTCTTCAACAACAACCCCGTGAAGATGGACCACACCGGAGTGCCGTCGGCCGTGTTCAGTCAGCCTCCGGTGGGCACGGTAGGCCTCACCGAGCTGGAGGCGCGGGAACTGCACGGCGAGGTGGACGTGTACGCGTCCAGCTTCCGGCCCATGAAGCACACGCTGAGCGGCCGGGAGGAGCGGTCGATGATGAAGGTCATCGTCGAGCGCTCCAGCGGGCGGGTGCTGGGCTTCCACATGGTGGGAGCGGACGCACCGGAGATCGTCCAGGGGCTGGCGGTGGCGCTCAAGTGTGGGGTGACGAAGAAGCAGCTCGACTCCACGGTGGGCATCCACCCCACGGCCGCCGAGGAGTTCGTCACCCTGCGAGACAAGCGCCCCGATCCAGGGGCGCAGATGGCCCAGGAGCTGGGCCAGGACGCTGCGAAGAAGTGA
- a CDS encoding vWA domain-containing protein: MSTEVIDNRVEIVFSFDTTGSMYPCLAQVRKKVGATVSRLMKEIPGIRIGVIAHGDYCDEGSTYVTKLLDLTDDKDAIVRFVERVEPTGGGDAPECYELVLHQAQKLSWTAGYTKAFVLIGDDVPHGPSQNPRKLDWRVEVDALGRMGIPVYGVQALNRRHATAFYKELAQKSGGFHLSLDQFAYITDTLLAICYKQSGDMKLQAYEAEVAKEGRLTRGLNTVFNTMLKRETPTAYAATDLRAVSPGRFQFLDVDKDSPIKNFVTENGLKFKAGRGFYEFTKTETIQGRKEIVLMDRKTGDLFSGDGAREMLGLPPGETVRIRPANLEKYVVFVQSTSQNRKLMGGSRFLYEVEDWDGARA, encoded by the coding sequence ATGAGCACTGAGGTGATCGATAACCGCGTCGAGATCGTCTTCAGCTTTGACACTACCGGCAGCATGTACCCGTGCCTGGCGCAGGTGCGAAAGAAGGTGGGCGCCACCGTCTCGCGTCTCATGAAGGAAATCCCTGGCATCCGCATTGGGGTCATCGCGCACGGCGACTACTGCGACGAGGGATCCACCTACGTCACCAAGCTCCTGGATCTCACGGACGACAAGGACGCCATCGTGCGCTTCGTGGAGCGCGTGGAGCCCACCGGCGGCGGTGATGCCCCCGAGTGCTACGAGCTGGTGCTCCACCAGGCGCAGAAGCTGTCCTGGACAGCGGGCTATACGAAGGCGTTCGTGCTCATCGGTGACGACGTGCCGCACGGGCCGAGCCAGAACCCGCGCAAGCTGGACTGGCGCGTGGAGGTGGACGCGCTGGGACGCATGGGCATCCCCGTGTACGGCGTGCAGGCGCTCAACCGCCGCCACGCGACGGCCTTCTACAAGGAGCTGGCGCAGAAGTCCGGCGGCTTCCACTTGAGCCTGGATCAGTTCGCGTACATCACCGATACGCTGCTGGCCATCTGCTACAAGCAGTCGGGAGACATGAAGCTCCAGGCGTACGAGGCGGAGGTGGCCAAGGAGGGCCGCCTGACCCGCGGCCTGAACACGGTGTTCAACACCATGCTCAAGCGCGAGACGCCCACCGCATACGCGGCCACGGATCTACGCGCCGTCTCTCCGGGCCGCTTCCAGTTCCTGGATGTGGACAAGGACAGCCCCATCAAGAACTTCGTCACGGAGAACGGCCTGAAGTTCAAGGCGGGCCGCGGCTTCTACGAGTTCACCAAGACGGAGACCATCCAGGGCCGCAAGGAGATCGTCCTCATGGATCGCAAGACGGGCGACCTGTTCAGCGGCGACGGCGCGCGGGAGATGCTCGGGCTTCCGCCGGGCGAGACGGTTCGCATCCGCCCCGCCAACCTGGAGAAGTACGTGGTGTTCGTCCAGAGCACCTCGCAGAACCGCAAGCTGATGGGTGGTTCACGCTTCCTCTACGAAGTCGAGGACTGGGACGGCGCTCGCGCCTGA
- a CDS encoding lysoplasmalogenase gives MREESTVKSRILAAVGATGVMAFLLIIERERYELRMGAKAVPLLCLLLWLWPPRGAYPRWIFAGLVLSLIGDLLLEIGPEQFLPGLFAFLLAHVAYAAAYLSVTRIPSVMRGLPFLLLAVGAGVFLWPGLGGLAWPVMAYIAVICTMTWRSWAMLGASGLGPRDQWAALAGALMFAASDLLLAIRLFVQPVPGSGYAVMLLYWTGQLCIALSARRPQYSSSPAPDMAV, from the coding sequence ATGCGCGAAGAGAGCACAGTCAAGAGCCGGATCCTCGCGGCGGTGGGCGCGACGGGCGTCATGGCCTTCCTGCTCATCATAGAGCGGGAGCGCTACGAACTGCGGATGGGCGCCAAGGCGGTACCGCTCCTCTGTCTGCTCTTGTGGCTCTGGCCTCCTCGCGGGGCCTATCCGCGGTGGATCTTCGCCGGGCTGGTCCTCTCGCTGATCGGAGATCTGCTGTTGGAGATAGGCCCGGAGCAATTCCTGCCAGGGCTGTTCGCCTTCCTGCTCGCCCACGTGGCCTATGCCGCTGCGTATCTGTCCGTGACGCGCATCCCCAGTGTCATGCGTGGCCTCCCATTCCTTCTCCTCGCCGTAGGGGCCGGCGTGTTCCTGTGGCCCGGGCTCGGAGGCCTCGCATGGCCCGTGATGGCCTATATCGCCGTCATCTGCACGATGACGTGGCGCTCATGGGCGATGCTGGGTGCCAGTGGGTTGGGCCCTCGAGATCAGTGGGCCGCGCTGGCCGGTGCATTGATGTTCGCCGCCAGTGATCTCCTGCTCGCCATCCGGCTCTTCGTGCAGCCCGTGCCTGGATCAGGTTACGCCGTCATGCTGCTGTACTGGACTGGGCAGCTCTGCATCGCCCTCTCAGCACGCAGGCCGCAATACAGCTCGAGTCCCGCGCCTGACATGGCGGTCTGA